A stretch of the Verrucomicrobiota bacterium genome encodes the following:
- a CDS encoding IS630 family transposase, which produces LIDTINNYIEQHNAAPKPFVWTASAKDILEKVKRARAKLDMLQTA; this is translated from the coding sequence ACTCATCGACACAATCAACAACTACATTGAGCAACACAACGCAGCCCCCAAACCCTTCGTCTGGACCGCCAGCGCGAAGGACATTCTGGAAAAAGTAAAGCGTGCTCGAGCAAAGCTTGATATGTTACAGACTGCTTGA